TCTGAACAGCGCCTCGAACTCCTGAATGACCTTGGAGTTGGCGCGCACCGGGCCGTCGAGCCGCTGCAAGTTGGCGTTCAGCACGAAAATGATGTTGTCGAGGTTCTCGTAAGCGGCAAAGCGCAGCCCGGCCACCGACTGCGGCTCGTCCATCTCGCCGTCGCCCATAAAGGCCCAGACTTTGGCATCACCCTTTTCCTTGAGGCCACGGTTCTCCAGATACTTGATAAAGCGCGCCTGGTAGATGGCCTGCAAGGTGCCCAGGCCCATGCTGACGGTGGGGAATTCCCAGTAGTCAGGCATCAGCCAGGGGTGGGGGTAGCTGCTCAGGCCAGGACCGTCGGGGCTCAGCTCGCGGCGAAAACGGTTAAGCTGCGCCTCGTCAAAGCGGCCCTCCAGAAACGAGCGCGAGTAGATGCCGGGGCTGATATGGCCCTGATAAAACACCAGGTCGCGGTTCGGCCCCGCGCCGTGACCTCTGAAAAAGTGGTTGAAGCCCACTTCCAGCAGCTCGGCGGAGGAAGCGTAGGAGGCCAGGTGCCCGCCGATGCCATCCGACGCCTTGTTGGCCTTGACGACCATCACCACCGCGTTCCAGCGGATGATGTTGCGGATTCGGCGCTCCAACTCCACGTCGCCGGGATACTCCGGCTGGCGACCCGAAGAAATGGTGTTGATGTACGGGGTGCTCTGCTTGTACTCAATCGGCACGCCCCGGTCGTAGGCCCAGGCGTCCAGCGCCTCCAGCAGTTCGGCGCTGCGCTTGCGGCCCCCGTCGGCCAGCACGTAGGCCAGCGAGTCGATCCACTCTTGGGTTTCCAGCTTGTTCAGCTCCTCGCGCTGCGTGTCCGGCAGGCTCACGCGGGGGGGAATAGGTGGTTTTAAGGTCATGGCGACAGTCTAGTGCCCGCATGTCAGCTGCGACCAACAAGGATCGGCAGGGGCATTCACCAATTTTTTTGGTAGATAGGCAGTGATGATGAGCCAGTTACTCCGAATGCGTCCAAACCGTGAGCGAGGCGGACCCAGTCCCACCTCAGCGGGTACCCTGCCGCTGGACGCCGAAGGTCACGGCACTGTGCCCCTGCGACAGCGGCGGCTTGGCGGTGACAGTCAGCGGAAAGTCAGTGGACCGTAGCCCAAATCAATCCACTGGCGGTCCACACTCACGACTTACAGGCTGTGGGGACTTGCAGGCTGTGGGAGAGCATGGCAAGCGCCTCAGCCTCTCTCCCTTTAGACTCGCTGGACATGGAACTCCGTCACCTACGCCACTTCATCGCCCTCGCCGAAGAAGGCCACTTTGGCCGCGCCGCCGAGCGGGTTTACGTCGTGCAGCAGGCCTCCAGCAGCTCGGTCCGCCGCCTGGAAGACGAGGTGGGCGTGCCGCTGGTGACGCGCAGTACCCGCCGGGTAGAGCTGACGCCAGCAGGGCGCGAGTTTCTGGCCGGAGCACGTGAAACCCTGACCCTGGCCGAGCAGACGCTGGAGCGTACCCGCCGCGCTGCACGGGGCGAGGTGGGGCACCTGACCGTGGGCTTTGTGGGCGGACTGGTGTTCGGCGGCCTACCGGAAATCGTGCGGGTACTGCGCGAGCGTTCGCCGGACGTGGGTGTGGAGCTGCGCGAACTGAGTGCGGCAGAGCAGGAGGCGGCTCTGCGAAGTGGGCAGATAGATGTGGGCCTGATGCTGCTGCCAGTGCGCGACCCAGCGCTGGAAGCCAGGGCGCTGTGGCGTGAGCCACTGGTGGCGGCCCTCCCGGCCGCGCACCCGCTGGCGGGGCGGGAGCGCCTGCACATCCATGACCTGGCGGGCGAGGACTTCGTGTTTTTTCCGCGCCATCAGCGGGCCACCTACTTCGATCAGGTGATGCGTTGGTGCGCCGAGGCGGGATTCAGCCCCCGCGTGGTGCAAGAGGGTCTGGAAGTGCCCACCTTGCTCTCGCTGGTGTCTGCCGAAGTGGGCATGTTCTTGCCGATCAGCTTTTTTCAGCGGCTGGGCATGCAGGGCGTGGTCTACCGACCGCTGGAGGGCGCACCGCTGATCGACATCGTGGCGGTCTGGCGGCGTGGGCGGAAGGACGCCTTGCTGGACGAGTTCCTGGGCGTGGCAGCGGAAGTGCTGGGACCAATAAGAGAGGAATTTCCGCAAAAGGCAAAAGCCAAGTGAGGTAGGCCGGGGCCAACTTGTGGTCATGGGGGCGGTTTCGCCTGCTGCCCTGCGCGTTAGACTGACCGCTGATGCACCCCTACCGTGACCTGCTCAAGCCGCAGCTGTTCCGCTTCGACCCCGAAGACGTTCACCACTTCACCATTGCCGGGCTGGGTGCGGCGGGGCGGCTACCCGGCCTTCCGGCGCTGGCCCGCCGCCTCAGCCTGCCGGATGTGCCTGAGTTGCGCCAGACGCTCTGGGGCCGCGAGTTCGCCTCGCCGCTGGGCCTGGCCGCTGGTCTGGATAAGAATGCCGAGGCAGTCACAGCTTTCGGAGCGATGGGGTTCGGATTTCTGGAGGTCGGCACGGTCACACCGCTGGCACAGAGTGGCAACGAACGTCCCCGACTGTTCCGGCTGCCAGAAGACGACGCTCTGATCAACCGCATGGGCTTCAACAACGGCGGCATGGCCACCATGCGCCGCCATCTGGAAGGGCCGCGCCTGTGCCCGGTATGGGTCAACATCGGCAAGAACAAGCTGACACCCAACGACGAAGCGGCGAGCGACTACCGCAAATGCGTGGCCGAGCTGTACCCGGTGGCGGACGCTTTTGTGGTGAACGTGAGCAGCCCCAACACACCCGGCCTGCGCGCCCTGCAAGCAGCAGGCGACTTGCGTGCGCTGGTGGCCGAAGTCATAGACGAAACCGAACGCCAGCGGGTCCGTACCGCCCGCCGCACTCCTCCAGTGCTGGTCAAACTGGCTCCCGATCTGCATCCCGCCGACTTCGGGGCAAGTGTAGACGCTGCCTTGGCCGCTGGGGCGGATGGACTGATCATCTCCAACACCACCCTGAGCCGTGATGGGCTGAGGAGCGTCCACCAGGGCGAAACCGGCGGGCTGAGTGGCCGGCCCCTGCGAGAACGCTCGACCGAACTGGTGCGCCAGGCCTATTCACAGGCGGGCGGTCAGGTGCCGATTATTGGTGTAGGCGGCATCTTCACCGCACAGGACGCCTACGAGAAAATCCTGGCCGGGGCCAGCCTGGTCGAACTGTATTCGGGCCTGATCTACGGCGGCCCCAGCTTGCCTGCCGAAATAGCACGTGGCCTGACGGCACTGCTGCGGCGGGGCGGCTTCCAGGATGTGGCCGACGCCGTGGGCCGAGGGGTACAGAACATCTGAGGGCTGGCGCAGCTTAGAGATCATCCGGAAAATAGGGTGAGCTGCTCAAGAGTGTCCGTGTCTGCTCGCTCTCCTGCGGAGCTGTGCCAGTCTGCTCGCATCAAATCGCGGCAACTCTCTAGCTGCACTAAACCCCGTTTCACACAGCACCGTGTATGAGGCGGCAGACTGGAAGTATGACTGATCCTGGAGACCGCGCCACCGCCCCAAGCAACATGGACCCTGAAACGGGCCGCCCTGACAGCGAAGCCCAGCCGACTGTGCCTGAAGTGGGCGAGGAAGGGTCGAAAGCCCTTCTGAAAGAAAACGAGAAGGACCAAGCCCAGAAGGCCGCTGACTTTCCCGACCCCACTGCTCTTTAAACACATTTAGGATGCGTGACCCGCCGGATAGCCCTATGCCCCGGCGGGTTTTTCATGCTGAATAGGCCCACACTGCCCCGCCCAGCCCATCGCCTACACTATGAACCGGGCCGACCTGTTTTGTCGGCCTGCGCCGCCATGAAGGCCCGGCGCACAGGAGTGACTTATGACCCAGACTGAACCCACCCCCGCTGCAACTTCCGCCAAAGACTGTGGAGGCTTTGACCGCCGCTACGACGTTCAGGGCCTGGACGCCATTGACGTGGCCGTGCTGGACACCTTTGCGGCCATCCGTGAAGACGACCCGGTGCGCTACCCCGGCGAACCCAGCGAAATCGTAATCAGCACCGACGAGTTCAGCCCGGTCTGCCCCTGGAGCGGTCTGCCCGACTTCGGGCGACTGGAAATCCGCTACGTACCGCGTGAAAAGTGCGTAGAACTCAAGAGCCTGAAGTATTACCTGACCTCCTACCGCTTCGTGGGCATCTACCACGAGCACGCCACCCGCCGGGTGCTGGCCGACCTGGTCGCCCTGCTGGACCCGCTGCGCCTGAGCATCGACTGTGACTATGGCCTGCGCGGCGGCATCCGCACGGCCGTGAAAGCGAACTATGTGGCCGAGGATCAGAAATAGATGCCCTGGAAGCTGAGCACCGAATTCACCTTCGACTCTGCTCACATCATTGAAGGCTACGACGGCCCCTGCGGGCGGCTGCACGGCCACACCTACCGGGTGCGGATGGAGCTGGAATCTGAGCGCCTGCGCCCCAGCGCCCATGTGCGCCGGGGCATCATGGTGGCGGATTTCAAGAGCCTGAAATGGGCCAAGAAGGACGTGGATCAGGGAGGACTGGATCACATGTTCCTGAACGAACATCCCGAGCTGGGAGACGACACCACCGCCGAGGTGGTCGCTGCCTATCTGCACCGTGAAACCATGCGCCGTATTCATGCCGACCTGGAGGAAAGCGATGACGGCGCGGACCTAAAATTGCGCGTGCTGCTGTGGGAAACGCCGGAGTCCTGCTGTGAGTACTGGGAGTAAGGCCGAAGTCCGCTCATCCTCTACCAAATACCCCGTCTACGAGCGCTTCTACACCTGGCAGGGCGAGGGGGTGCACCTGGGGCGGGCGGCCTACTTCATCCGGCTGTACGGCTGCCCGCAGCATTGCCCCTGGTGCGACAGCGCCGGGACATGGCATCCGGAGTACCGCCCCGAATCGGTGGGGCTAATGGACGCCGCAGCGCTGGCTGAGGCCGTCGCCGCCGAGAGTCCAGACGGGGCAGTGGTCATCATCACCGGCGGCGAGCCGATCTTGTTTGACCTGGTTCCACTCACGGACGCCCTACACGCGCTGGGCCGCCGGGTTCACATTGAGACCAGCGGCATCGCTCCACTGCGGGGTGATCTGGACTGGATGACGCTCTCACCCAAGCCCAGTCAGAAATGGCCGCTGCCCGCAGTGGTGGCCCGCGCCGATGAGGTCAAAATCATCGTGCATGACCCAGAAGACATCCAGGCCGGACTGGACACGCTCGGCGGCCTACGGCAAGACGCCGTGATCTGGTTGCACCCTGAATGGAGCCGCGCCCGTGAGCGTGATATGCGCGTGCTGAACGCGATCACCGAGGCGGTCAAGGCCAATCCGCGTCTGCGCGCTGGCTATCAGATGCACAAGCTTTACCGTGCCGATAATCTGGACCAACATAGCGACAAACGCCTGATCCCGTTGGGCGGGGACACGGCGCTGGGCTACTGAGCCCCTTACCCCCACTCCCAAGGAGGAGCCATGAGCCATTCATTCCCCAACGACAACCCCCGCGCCGTCGTGCTGCTGTCCGGCGGCCTGGATTCCAGCACCGTGCTGGGCCTGGCGGTACAGGATGGCTATCAGCCCACCGCGCTCAGCTTCCGCTACGGCCAGCGCCACACCGCCGAACTGGAGCGGGCCGCCGTGATCGCCGCGCACTTTGGGGCCGAGCACCGCATCGTGGACATCAACATCGGCAGCTTCGGCGGCAGCGCCCTCACTGACGATGGACTGGACGTGCCGCTGGAAGCCACCCCGGACGGCGTCGTCCCCCCCACTTACGTGCCAGGGCGCAACACGGTGTTTATCGCGGTAGGCCTCAGCCTG
The sequence above is a segment of the Deinococcus radiophilus genome. Coding sequences within it:
- a CDS encoding 6-pyruvoyl trahydropterin synthase family protein — encoded protein: MPWKLSTEFTFDSAHIIEGYDGPCGRLHGHTYRVRMELESERLRPSAHVRRGIMVADFKSLKWAKKDVDQGGLDHMFLNEHPELGDDTTAEVVAAYLHRETMRRIHADLEESDDGADLKLRVLLWETPESCCEYWE
- the queF gene encoding preQ(1) synthase, translated to MTQTEPTPAATSAKDCGGFDRRYDVQGLDAIDVAVLDTFAAIREDDPVRYPGEPSEIVISTDEFSPVCPWSGLPDFGRLEIRYVPREKCVELKSLKYYLTSYRFVGIYHEHATRRVLADLVALLDPLRLSIDCDYGLRGGIRTAVKANYVAEDQK
- a CDS encoding LysR family transcriptional regulator encodes the protein MELRHLRHFIALAEEGHFGRAAERVYVVQQASSSSVRRLEDEVGVPLVTRSTRRVELTPAGREFLAGARETLTLAEQTLERTRRAARGEVGHLTVGFVGGLVFGGLPEIVRVLRERSPDVGVELRELSAAEQEAALRSGQIDVGLMLLPVRDPALEARALWREPLVAALPAAHPLAGRERLHIHDLAGEDFVFFPRHQRATYFDQVMRWCAEAGFSPRVVQEGLEVPTLLSLVSAEVGMFLPISFFQRLGMQGVVYRPLEGAPLIDIVAVWRRGRKDALLDEFLGVAAEVLGPIREEFPQKAKAK
- a CDS encoding quinone-dependent dihydroorotate dehydrogenase, which translates into the protein MHPYRDLLKPQLFRFDPEDVHHFTIAGLGAAGRLPGLPALARRLSLPDVPELRQTLWGREFASPLGLAAGLDKNAEAVTAFGAMGFGFLEVGTVTPLAQSGNERPRLFRLPEDDALINRMGFNNGGMATMRRHLEGPRLCPVWVNIGKNKLTPNDEAASDYRKCVAELYPVADAFVVNVSSPNTPGLRALQAAGDLRALVAEVIDETERQRVRTARRTPPVLVKLAPDLHPADFGASVDAALAAGADGLIISNTTLSRDGLRSVHQGETGGLSGRPLRERSTELVRQAYSQAGGQVPIIGVGGIFTAQDAYEKILAGASLVELYSGLIYGGPSLPAEIARGLTALLRRGGFQDVADAVGRGVQNI
- a CDS encoding 7-carboxy-7-deazaguanine synthase QueE, giving the protein MSTGSKAEVRSSSTKYPVYERFYTWQGEGVHLGRAAYFIRLYGCPQHCPWCDSAGTWHPEYRPESVGLMDAAALAEAVAAESPDGAVVIITGGEPILFDLVPLTDALHALGRRVHIETSGIAPLRGDLDWMTLSPKPSQKWPLPAVVARADEVKIIVHDPEDIQAGLDTLGGLRQDAVIWLHPEWSRARERDMRVLNAITEAVKANPRLRAGYQMHKLYRADNLDQHSDKRLIPLGGDTALGY